The Haloterrigena turkmenica DSM 5511 genome includes the window ACTTTCCGTGCCACCGCGACTCGCCCCGTCCAGCGAGCTCGCCGTCGCCGACGTCGTTTCGCCGCTCGAGCAGCTCGCTTGCAGCGAACCGAAGGCGGTCCCGATCGAACGGCCCGTATGGAACTGTGGTCAGCGACCGCGGGACAGCCGTCGCCGATCGATATCCTCTCGACATCGAGTGCCGCGTTCGGCATCGTCGACGCGCTCACCGCGACGTTCGCGATCGGCCTCGCGCTGGTCCACGTCTTCGCCGGGCGACTCCGGTTCCTCGAGGCGATCCCGCGCAGCCGATGGCTCTCGGTCGCGGGCGGGGTCTCGGTTGCGTACATCTTCGTTCACCTCCTGCCGGAGGTCGGCGCCGCCGCGGCCGCCATCGACGAGAGCGGGACGGTCCTCGCTACCGTCGACCGCCACGTCTACCTCGTGACGCTCGCTGGATTCGTCGTTTTCTACGGCCTCGAGCGGTTCGCCGTGATCGGAACCGACGCCGACGACGCGACCGGGACGGAAACCGACGGCGGCGACGAACCCGAACGGTCGCCGGACGACGTCTTCTGGGTCCACGCGAGTTCGTTCGCCGCCTACAACGCGCTCATCGGGTACCTCCTCGTCCACCGCGAGGAGCCCGGCGTCGCGAGCCTGACGTTCTTCTTCGTCGCGATGGCGCTGCACTTCGTCGTGAACGACTTCGGGCTCCGCGAACACCACGGGCGAATCTACCACCGGTACGGCCGGTGGCTGCTCGCGGCGGCGGTGCTCCTCGGCGCCACCGTCGGCTACGTGACGCCCGTGAGCGAGTTCGTTCTCGCGCTCCTCCTGGCCTTCCTCGGCGGCGGCGTCATCCTCAACGTGATCAAAGAGGAGCTCCCCTCGAAGCGTCGCAGCCGGTTCTGGGCCTTCGCCGTCGGCGCCGCCGCGTACACGCTCCTCTTGCTCGCCGCGTAGGTCGAAGGGACGCCGTCGGAGCCGCACCGACCCGTTCGCGGCGACGCTCTGGCTCGGACGCGTGCAGTCGCACGCCGGACGTTTTTGCACGGCGCCGTCGGAGCCGTACTATGTCCGCGCTCCGCGGCTGGGACGGCCGTCGCGCCGTCTGGGTCGGCCTCGGTTTGCTCATCGCCCTCGCGATCGGATTCGCCCTCTATGCCTACGTCGGAACGGTCTTGTTCGCGATCTTCCTCTACTACGCCACGCGACCGTTCTACCGCCTGCTCGATCGACGCCTCGAGCATCCGAACGTGACGGCGACGGTCACGATCCTGGCCGTCGTCGTCCCCATGTTCGTCGTCGTCGGCTACGCGGGACTCGTGGCCCTCCAGGAGCTCGACCGGTTCCTCGCCGCGAGCGATCTCGAGGCCTATCGGTCGGCCCTCCAGCCGTACCTCTCGATCGCTCGAGAGCGGAACCTAGATCGGCTCCGACGACTGCTCACCTCCGATACGGGCCGGTCGATCACCTCGGTCCTTCGTCGGGGCCTTCCCGGGCTCCTCGAGCGGCTCTCGACGATCGCGGGGCTCGTCTTCTCTGTCCTCGCGCGATTTTTCCTCATGCTCACGTTCCTCTTTTACCTGCTGCGCGACGACGAGACGCTCCGACGGTGGTTCGCTCGGAGCGTCGACGGCGACGAGCAGATCGTCTCGTTTCTCGAGGCGGTCGACGACGACCTCGAGACGATCTTCGTCAGCAACCTCGCGATCGTCGGCGTGGCAGCCGCCATCGCCGCCGTCACCTATCTGGCTCTGAATATGGTTGCGTCGGGCGGAGCGGTCGTCGGAACGCCGGTGTTGCTCGCCGTCCTGATCGGGGTCGGGACACTGATTCCCGCGGTCGGCATGAAGATCGTCTACGTCCCGTACGGCCTGTACCTCCTCGGCCTCGCGCTCGCGACGCCGACGCCGATCTGGCAGCCGATCGCGTTCTTCGTCCTCTCGTTTACCGTCGTGGACACGATTCCCGACTTCTTCGCCCGATCGCTGCTCTCGGCGCGCAGCGGCGTCCACATGGGGCTGGTCCTGCTGGGATACTTCCTCGGGACGCTCGCGTTCGGCTGGTACGGGCTCTTCCTCGGCCCGATCGTCGTGGTGCTGGCGGTCCACTTCGCCGATCGAATATTCCCCGACCTCGCGACCGCGCTGCTGGCTCGCTGAGTCGAGCCGGCCGCGACGGCCGTCGAGCGCCGCGCCGTTGCAGCTGTCACCCGCGTAACTATGTGGTCGGCGTCACGAGTGCCGTGTATGATCGCTGCTGCCACTGCGTCCGCAGTCGGTACACGCTCGTCGGCTCGAGGGGCCGGTACGAGCGCGGCCTCCACCTCGAGTCCGCGCGTCCCGATCCCGGACCCGACGCCGACGGACCGCGGGTGTTCGGACCGAGACCGAGGCACCGCTCGAGTCGGGAGGGAACGACGATGGTAGACCTCGTCGTCGACCTCGCGCGGCTGTTGGGAGCGTTCGTACTGGTCGCCCTGAACGGCTTCTTCGTCGCCGCGGAGTTCGCCTACGTCCGCGTTCGCTCGTCGGCCGTCGAACGGGCGGTCGCGGAGGGGAAGACCGGGGCGACGCTCCTGCAGGAGGCCGTCGACAACTTAGACGACTACCTCGCGACCACCCAGCTGGGAATTACCCTCGCCTCGCTGGGGCTGGGGTGGCTGGGCGAACCGGCCGTGGCGGCCCTCCTCGAGCCGGTGCTCGCGCCGGTTCTCCCGGCGAGCCTGCTCCACCTCGTCGCCTTCATCATCGGATTCAGCTTCATCACGTTCTTGCATGTCGTCTTCGGCGAACTCGCGCCGAAGACGATCTCGATCGCCCAGGCCGAACGCGTCGCACTGCTGGTCTCGCCGCTGATGAAGTTCTTCTACTTCATCTTCATCCCCGGGATCATCGTCTTCAACGGGACGGCCAACGCCTTCACGCGACTGATCGGGATTCCGCCGGCCTCGGAGACCGACGAGACGCTCTCCGAGGAGGAGATCCTGACCGTCCTGAGCAGGTCCGGGAACGAGGGCCAGATCGACGCGGAGGAGGTCGAGATGATCGAACAGGTCTTCGAACTCGACGACACGACCGTCCAGGAGGTGATGGTGCCCCGGCCCGACGCCGTGACGATCACCGACGACCTTCCGCTCTCTGACCTTCGCACGCTGATCCTCGAGGAGGGACACACTCGCTATCCGGTGCTCGACCCCGACGGGGACGATCAGGTGATCGGCTTCGTCGACGCCAAGGACGTGCTGCGAGCGGGCGAGTCCGCGGGCGACCTCGCGGACGTGACCGTCGGCGAGGTCACCCGCGAGATGCCCGTCGTGCCGGAGACGACGCCCGTTACCGATCTCCTGGAGCAGTTTCAGGGAGACCGGGCACAGATGGCCGCGGTGATCGACGAGTGGGGCGTTTTCGAGGGAATCGTCACGGTCGAGGACCTCGTCGAGCAGATCGTCGGCGACCTCCGCGACGGGTTCGACGCCGACGAGCCCTCGATCGACCGGCGGGGCGACGGTTCCTACGTCGTCGACGGTGCCGTCACCGTCTCGGACGTCAACGAGCGACTCGACGCCGACTTCGAGTCCGACGAGTTCGGCACGATCGGCGGGCTCGTGCTGGATCGGCTGGGTCGGGCCCCCGACGTCGGCGACCACGTCGAGGTCGACGGCTACGCGCTCGAGGTCGCCGCCGTCGAGGGCGCACGAATCTCCTCGCTGGTCGTTCGCGAGAACCCGAAGGCGGAGGAGACGGCCGAATGAGTCGTCAGTCGTCGGTCGAGAAGTCCCGGTTCGGGAATCGGGCTGTCAACCTGTCAGGGAACCGTCGAGCGTCACGACGGGGAGATCCGGGTCGAGTCCGAGCTCGGTGACGGATCGACGTTCTCCGTCACTCCACCCTCCAGTAGCGAACCAACGGTATCGATGTCTTACCGATCTATCCGCGCTTACAGAGCGATTCGATCCGGTGCCATTATCGGGCCGATTTCGCCATTTCCGTCCGTGCCGGCGATTGGTCGACGGTGAGCGCTTCGACCTCCCGCTCGAGCCTGTCGGCGTACCGGAGTCGGAGCCACTGTGCTCGCCCTCGGGACATCTGAGACGTGTTGCCGAGTTCCGCCGAAATGGGACGATAGGCGGTCGTATCGAAGCCCATCGTTTCCAGATATCGCCTGACGGCGGGCGCTTCGAGCCCGCGGTCTATGGCCAAACTCACGTACTGCTGCAGCCGATCGAACGCTGGCACCGAGACGGTCGACGCCGTGACACCAGCGCGTCCACCGATCTCGACTCGCCTATCCGCGACGAGGTTCAGGATGTCCCGGACGTCTTCGACGAGTCGCAGGATCTGTCCGGGTAACGCGATGTCCGGCGCCCGCCACTCGATCGTGCCAAACTTCTCGCGCAAGCGAACCGGCGCCCAGATCGAGTCTTCCGGCGTGAAGTGCGTATCGAACGTCGCCGGTTCGACGCCGAGGCCCAGCGCCTGTCGACGGAAGCGATCGAACGTGGCGTCGATTCGATCGTCCCACTCGGCGACGTCCTCGACGTAGGGCCATAACTGGCCGAGCCGGGGATGGTCGCCGTAGCACGCTCGCCGGTAGACGTGGGATCGCGCGCAGGCAGCCACGTTGTGCCCCTGGTCGTACGAGGAGCTCGCGACGAGCGCAAACGCCGGATCCAGTGCGGTCAGCAGGTTCAGCTGATCGGTTTCGGCACCCTCGATCTGGTCGACGTGCAGATGTGTGCCGGCGCAGTGGGTGGCATTGTCGAACGCCTCACCGAGGACCTGTCGCTGAATCCGCGTTCGGGGGCCGTCGCTCGTGCTGACCGAGGCGGCGCCGAGCGGCGTGCCGAGCGGGACGAGGTGGCGTCCCTCTTCCCGAGCGACCTCGATCACCTCTCGGAGTCTGACGGTGACCTCCTCCCGGAGTTCGGGCACGTCGATACAGGGATCGGTGACGACCTCGAGCATCGGGTCAGCGCTCTCGGCGTGGAGATCATCGATGCGGTCGAGCACCGGCCTCGCTGACGCGAGCGCTCCCGTATCGTCGACGGTCCAGTATTCGAGTTCGAGACTGAGTTGCATGGTATCGATGGTGTGCCGCACATCGGGGTTTCGTTTCACAACGTCGCCGACGCGGGATCGGTCCCGAAAATCGTCAGTCGATCGTATCTACTCTAGTCGGCTGAACGCGAAGACGTGACCGCCGAAGTACGTAGGTCGGACGCCGCTACGTCGTGAATACGGTCGAGTCAACATCGGCGAGAATACGAGTCGAAACCGATGTACTGAGAGCGCGAATCGACGCCCGGTCTCGAGGCGCGAGTGCCGTGAGAGCGCCTACTCGTAGGACAGTTCGAGTTCGAGCGTGCGCTCGAGCAGTTCGTCGTCGTAGTATTCTTCGGTCTGGCCGGAGCGCATCTCGTGGATCGCGCAGACCTGTTCGACGGTGTTCACGAAGTTCTTGAACGTCGCCTCGTCGACCATCTGACCGTCGAGCGTGACCGCGCCGGTGCCCTCGCGCTTGGCCTCGTTGAACCGCTCGATCTTGCTCACGTCGCGCTCGAGTTCGTCGGGCGTCGGCATGTGGATAGTGTTGGCCTGGATCGTCTGCTTGGGGTACAGCGACCAGGAGCCGTCGAGGCCGAGCCGGGCCTCGTGTTCGACCTGATCCGCGTACTCGTCGGCGTTGTAGTAGGTCAGCCCGGCGCGTTCCTTGAACAGGTCGTCGAAGGGACCGCCGATCGAGACGAGGCCGGCGGCGCTGGCCTCGTTGGACATCGCCTCGAGAAGGCCGTCCCAGCGCGGCCGGCCGTCGCCGAGGTCGCGGCCGCCGAGTTCAGCGGTGTAGTCGACGGGGCCGAAGACGAGCCCGGTGAGTCGGGAGTCCTCGCCGAACTGGGCGATCTCGCGTAAGTCCGAACGGGCGCGGCCGGTCTCGACGATGATCGAGAGGCCGATCGAGCCGTCGTCGTAGCCGTGTTCGGCCTCGGCCTCGGCGACGGCCTCGGCGGCGCGCCGGACGTCCTCAAGACGGCCGACCTTGGGGACGACGACGCCGTCGATTTCGTCGCCGATCTCCGCGACGAGGCGGTCGATCTGGGCCCGTCCCTTCTCGCGGTACTCCGCGTCCTCGTAGCTCCACTCGACGCGGGGCCAGATCTCGCCGGGGAAGTCGTGTTCGGGCACGTTCTCGATGGTGTTCTCGAGGCCCTCCGCTTTCATGTTCGGCGCAGTGCCGTCCTCCATGTCGGGGACGAGCCAGTCGGGCGCCTGGAACCCCTCCGCGGTGAGCGCGGAGACGAGGTACTTCGCCGAGTCGTCTTTCGGAACGGCGGCCGGTGCGGTCTGGAAGGTTCGACAGAGTCGGATGTCGTCGGTCATGTGTCTGGATCTGGGTGGATCTGCGGTCGGTATCGGTTGGTTGCGGTCGACAGCGGTCGGTATCGGTCGTTGGCAGTCGGTATCGATCGTTCGCGGTCGGTTCCCTGTTCAGTCTGATCAGCCGGAGCGCTTCCGGATCTCCGCGGTTCGCGTGCCGGAGTAGACGGGTTCGTCGTCCTGGTTGAACGCGATGTGCTCGAATTGGACGGTGCCCGCCTCGTCGCTCGAGGCAGTATCTTCGGCCTCGAGCACGCGCGTGAACGCGTAGACGGTGTCACCGACCGCGACGAACGTGTGGAAAGATTCGTTGTCGAAACCGACCTCGCGCCAGGTCTCTTCGTCCGAGCGGGCGTGACCCAGCGCGGTCGAGCGGGTCACGTCGCCGTAGGTGACGATGTCGCCTGACGGCGAGTCGCTCATCACGTCGACGTTGTGGTGTTGTTTGGCCGTGTTGAGGGTCGCGAGGGGAAGGGAGGCGACGGTGACGTCGTCCTGCGTGCGGCCGCGCTCGTGGCGGTAGGCGACGGCCGCGTTCTCGTCGTCGGCCTCCTCGAGCGCTTCCACGAAGTCCTCGAAGTAATCGCCCTCGGGAGCGACGAACTCCTCGGGGAGGTCGGGACCGTCGTCTTCGCTCTCCTCGGCGGCCGCGGCACTGCCACTACCGTCCGTCGCCACGGGCTCGCGCCGCGGGATCATGTTCGTCCGCTCGTAGGAGCAGAGCACTTCGCCGGTCTCGGCGTCCGTCCCGCGAGTGCGCCAGGAGACGATGCCGTACTCCGGCCGGGAACTCGAGATCGCGCAGTTGACGACCTCGCTCTCGACGTGGAGTTCGGCGCCCGCGTAGACGGGCGTGCCGGGGAACCGGACGTCGGTGCGCCCGAGGAAGTAGCCGCCCTTCTCGCTCAGATCCTCGACGGTGATCCCGAGCGTTGCGGCGGTGAGGTAGTCCGGATGGATCGGCGGCTCGTCGAAGCCGCGGGCTTCGGCGGCGTCGGTCCGCCAGTAGGCGGGATCGTGGTTGAGCGTCTGGCTCATCCACTGCTCGTTGCCGAACCGCGTGAGGGTGAGGCCGGGATCGTGTTCGATGACATCCCCCTCTTCGAAGTCCTCGAAGCAGTTTCCCTTCTCCCTGGTCTCGGCCTGCTCGAGCGCCCGTGCGAACGTGTCTGGGTCGGTCCACTCAGTCATCTGCGGTCACCTCGTCCGTCTCGCTCCCGGGCCGTCGCTGTTGGCGATTCCGTCGTGCGATCGTCCGTCGCATCTCGTTTTCGACGATCATGTAGCCCTCGTCGAAGCCCATCCCGGGCTTGGCCAGCACCTGCGCAGCGTTCGTCGCGAGCGCGACGTGGGCGCAGGCCCGCGCGGAGGTCTCCGTCTCGTTGCAGGTCCCGCCGAGGTAGGCGCGGGTCTCGGTCCCCTCGCAGTAGCGAACCGCCTGTCCGCTGCGATGGATGCCGCCGAGATCGGGGGTCTTGACCTGCACGAGGTCCGCGGCCTCGGCGTCGACGAACGCCCGCACGTCCTCGAAGGTGTTACACCACTCGTCGGCGACGATATCGACCCCGACGCCGGCGTCCGCGAGCCCCTCGCGGAGCTCGACCATCGCCGCGATCTGGTCTTCGCGGTTGCCGACGTCCATCGGTCCCTCGATCTGGATCGGGTACGGTGCGGCCGCGTCCTCGAGGTCAGCGAAGTAGTCGACCACCTCGTCGCGGTCGTAGGGCGCGCCGAAGACCTCCCCGATCATCCCGTAGACGTCGATGTGGAACCGGGGCTCGTAGCCGTCCGGTCCGAGTTCCTGTGAGCGCCCGGTGAGCCACTCCACGTACTCGAGCAGCGTCTCGCCGTTCTCGCCGATCTTCTCGACGCTGTTGATGAGCGCGTGGGGCAGGACCGGGACGCCCTTGACGAACATCTTCTCGGTGTTGTTGTAGCGGTCGTCGCCGGACTGGCCGAAGACGGGCACCGGCTCCGTCGCGGGCTCGGTGCCCAAGGCGTCGGCCAGCACGTCCGTTCGCGTGGTGTGCTGCGCTTCGGCGGCCGCGGACAGCAGGGCCTGCGAGACGCCGTAGCGGATCGCCGTGTGGAGCCGGTCGCCGTCTACGTGCATGTTCTCGAGCGTCTCCGCATTCTCGAGGAAGTCGGTCGCGTCCCGTCCCTCGAGTTCGTCGGCGACGGGGCCCTCGATGACGGGGGCGTACTCGTCGGCCTGAAAGAGCGGATCGCGTCCGCCAGCGCCGGAGTACTGGACTGCGGCGCAGTCGCCCCGAACCACGGTGCCGTCGGCGAGTTCGATGTCGACGATGATCGTCTCGCCGGCCTGACGAATCTCGTCGAAGCCGTCGGTGACGGGCTCGCCCTCGTAGGTGAACCCGTCCTGCTGTGCGCCTCGCTTGATCGCGCGCTGGTCGTCGAAGAAGAACCCGGAATAGCCGGGCGTCGCGTGAATGCCTGTGAGTTCCATGTTAGACGTCACCCGTTGACTGCGGTCGGCCGATGAGCTTGCCGTCGCTGATCGCGTCAACGTCGTCCGCGACCATGCGGAACGACTGTTTGCGGCCCTCGGTGTCGGCCCGGCGCGAGAGCCGCGCCTTGTGGATCTCCTTGATGTCGTCGTCCATCTCGAGGTCGGCCCACTCGAAGATGCGGACGCGACCGTCGTCGTCCCGCGCGGGGAGGACGGCGCCCTTCGCGCTATCGCTGGGGGCGAAGGGCACGTCAAGCGCGCCGGAGTCGAAGGCCTCGATCGTGCCCTGAACGACGTCGCCGTCGCCGTGCTCGAAGATGGTGTCCATCAGACACCGCGTTTCGCGCTCGATCAAGTCCTGTTCCTCCGCGATGCCGTCGATGTCGATCTGTTGCTCGATGGCCATGTCGATGACCTGCCGCGTGGTGCGCAGGCCGGCGGAGTTGGCCTCTTTGGTCGGCACGCCCTGAAACTCCTGTGGGGACTTGGTGATCACCTTGTCCGGCTGGGCGATGGCGGCGGTCATCCCGCCGAGGCCGATCACGCCGTTGGCGCGGGCCTCGTCCGGCGGGAACCCGCCCATCCACTCGTGGAAGACCGTCGTGACGACGACCTCGTCGGGGAGGTACTCGTTGCCCAGCTTCTTCAGCGCGTTCAGGGCGGCGACGTCCTGGACGACGTTGCCGACCTGCCCGTAGCCGAGCGTGATCGACCGGACGCCCTGCGTGGCCGCGAGCTGGCCCTCGACGATCATGATCGCGATGGCGATCGACGGCGGGACGAGGGTGCCGGTGAGGGGGCCAAAGGGCTCGCGGTTGATGCGAACGCCGCGTTCGGTGTAGGCGCCCGCCAGCCGGTCGACGAACTGCCACTTCTCGATGGTCTCCTCGAGGCCGTGGCGTTTCGTATAGGGGATGTTGTACGAAATCGGGCCGCCCTCGAAGCTCTGGAAGCCGCCGGCGAAGGTGATCGCGGCCAGCAGCCGGGCGTCGGGCGTCCCGTGACGGACCTCGATCGGCGCGTCGATCGAGTCGATCAGCTCGCGGCAGCCGTCGACGCCGTGGTTGACCGCCGGAAACCCGTTGAGGGTGTCTTCGCCGGTCTCGCGGGCCTTCTCGAGGCCCTCTTGGGCCTTCCCGTACTCGTTGTCGCGCGTGTACGAGTCGATAGTCGTCGGCAGGAGGTCCGCCTGCCCCTCCCGGTGGAGGTACTCGAGGAGTTCGATCTGGTCGTCGAGCCGGGGGACGCCGGCCCGTGGTTGGAGGAGCGGTTTGTCGGCCGACTCGAGGACGTCCGCGAATCGCTTGCCGTCGGGCAGCGACTCGTGGTAGGCGATAGCGTCCTCGAAGTCGACCGCTTCGCCCGTCGACCAGTTCGATCGGATTTCTTCGTCGATACGCCGTAGCTCGTCGGCGGGAATGCGTTCGTCTCGTATCATCTAGGAACTGATGGTAGCCCGTTCGGACTCGGTCGGTCTGATCTGCAGGTCCTCCCGCAGCGCCGCGATCGCGTCTTCGGGATCCGTCTCGGAGTCGAAGACTCGATCGAAGCCGAGCTTCCGGAAGGTGCGCCGGGTCCGCTCGAACTCGTCCTGACCGACGGCGAGGTTGCCACCGATGTAGGTGACGGCGTCGACCCCGGCGTCCTCGAGGACCTCGTGGAATCCCTGGCAGTCCTGCTCGGCGTGGCCGTAGAGCGAGGAGACCAGTACGGCCTCAGCGTCGTGTGCTACGGCTGCCTCGGCGAACTCCTCCTGGGAGGTCTGGACGCCGAGGTTGATCACGTCGAAGCCCGCTGCGCTGAAGGCCTGTTCGAGGATTGTGATTCCAACGACGTGGGCGTCGGAGCCGATCACGCCGAGGACGACCGTTTGGGACATCGTATGAAGAACCATGAGGAACTGCACTATAAAGTTAATGATCTTCCATGATAATACACCTTAACCGTCCTAATAGCGTCCCTATGTGACTGTGGCACAATGTACATGATCGATGATAAGGTTTAGGTGCCGCCCTGAAAAAGGGTCCGGTACATGGGAGCGCTTTCGAACCTGCGCGTGCTCGACCTGACCCAGGTGCTGGCCGGGCCGTACTGTACGATGTTGCTCGCGGACATGGGCGCGGACGT containing:
- a CDS encoding membrane protein: MELWSATAGQPSPIDILSTSSAAFGIVDALTATFAIGLALVHVFAGRLRFLEAIPRSRWLSVAGGVSVAYIFVHLLPEVGAAAAAIDESGTVLATVDRHVYLVTLAGFVVFYGLERFAVIGTDADDATGTETDGGDEPERSPDDVFWVHASSFAAYNALIGYLLVHREEPGVASLTFFFVAMALHFVVNDFGLREHHGRIYHRYGRWLLAAAVLLGATVGYVTPVSEFVLALLLAFLGGGVILNVIKEELPSKRRSRFWAFAVGAAAYTLLLLAA
- a CDS encoding AI-2E family transporter, yielding MSALRGWDGRRAVWVGLGLLIALAIGFALYAYVGTVLFAIFLYYATRPFYRLLDRRLEHPNVTATVTILAVVVPMFVVVGYAGLVALQELDRFLAASDLEAYRSALQPYLSIARERNLDRLRRLLTSDTGRSITSVLRRGLPGLLERLSTIAGLVFSVLARFFLMLTFLFYLLRDDETLRRWFARSVDGDEQIVSFLEAVDDDLETIFVSNLAIVGVAAAIAAVTYLALNMVASGGAVVGTPVLLAVLIGVGTLIPAVGMKIVYVPYGLYLLGLALATPTPIWQPIAFFVLSFTVVDTIPDFFARSLLSARSGVHMGLVLLGYFLGTLAFGWYGLFLGPIVVVLAVHFADRIFPDLATALLAR
- a CDS encoding hemolysin family protein is translated as MVDLVVDLARLLGAFVLVALNGFFVAAEFAYVRVRSSAVERAVAEGKTGATLLQEAVDNLDDYLATTQLGITLASLGLGWLGEPAVAALLEPVLAPVLPASLLHLVAFIIGFSFITFLHVVFGELAPKTISIAQAERVALLVSPLMKFFYFIFIPGIIVFNGTANAFTRLIGIPPASETDETLSEEEILTVLSRSGNEGQIDAEEVEMIEQVFELDDTTVQEVMVPRPDAVTITDDLPLSDLRTLILEEGHTRYPVLDPDGDDQVIGFVDAKDVLRAGESAGDLADVTVGEVTREMPVVPETTPVTDLLEQFQGDRAQMAAVIDEWGVFEGIVTVEDLVEQIVGDLRDGFDADEPSIDRRGDGSYVVDGAVTVSDVNERLDADFESDEFGTIGGLVLDRLGRAPDVGDHVEVDGYALEVAAVEGARISSLVVRENPKAEETAE
- a CDS encoding glutamate-cysteine ligase family protein, producing MQLSLELEYWTVDDTGALASARPVLDRIDDLHAESADPMLEVVTDPCIDVPELREEVTVRLREVIEVAREEGRHLVPLGTPLGAASVSTSDGPRTRIQRQVLGEAFDNATHCAGTHLHVDQIEGAETDQLNLLTALDPAFALVASSSYDQGHNVAACARSHVYRRACYGDHPRLGQLWPYVEDVAEWDDRIDATFDRFRRQALGLGVEPATFDTHFTPEDSIWAPVRLREKFGTIEWRAPDIALPGQILRLVEDVRDILNLVADRRVEIGGRAGVTASTVSVPAFDRLQQYVSLAIDRGLEAPAVRRYLETMGFDTTAYRPISAELGNTSQMSRGRAQWLRLRYADRLEREVEALTVDQSPARTEMAKSAR
- the citE gene encoding L-malyl-CoA/beta-methylmalyl-CoA lyase — translated: MTDDIRLCRTFQTAPAAVPKDDSAKYLVSALTAEGFQAPDWLVPDMEDGTAPNMKAEGLENTIENVPEHDFPGEIWPRVEWSYEDAEYREKGRAQIDRLVAEIGDEIDGVVVPKVGRLEDVRRAAEAVAEAEAEHGYDDGSIGLSIIVETGRARSDLREIAQFGEDSRLTGLVFGPVDYTAELGGRDLGDGRPRWDGLLEAMSNEASAAGLVSIGGPFDDLFKERAGLTYYNADEYADQVEHEARLGLDGSWSLYPKQTIQANTIHMPTPDELERDVSKIERFNEAKREGTGAVTLDGQMVDEATFKNFVNTVEQVCAIHEMRSGQTEEYYDDELLERTLELELSYE
- the mch gene encoding 2-methylfumaryl-CoA hydratase, whose product is MTEWTDPDTFARALEQAETREKGNCFEDFEEGDVIEHDPGLTLTRFGNEQWMSQTLNHDPAYWRTDAAEARGFDEPPIHPDYLTAATLGITVEDLSEKGGYFLGRTDVRFPGTPVYAGAELHVESEVVNCAISSSRPEYGIVSWRTRGTDAETGEVLCSYERTNMIPRREPVATDGSGSAAAAEESEDDGPDLPEEFVAPEGDYFEDFVEALEEADDENAAVAYRHERGRTQDDVTVASLPLATLNTAKQHHNVDVMSDSPSGDIVTYGDVTRSTALGHARSDEETWREVGFDNESFHTFVAVGDTVYAFTRVLEAEDTASSDEAGTVQFEHIAFNQDDEPVYSGTRTAEIRKRSG
- a CDS encoding methylaspartate ammonia-lyase — encoded protein: MELTGIHATPGYSGFFFDDQRAIKRGAQQDGFTYEGEPVTDGFDEIRQAGETIIVDIELADGTVVRGDCAAVQYSGAGGRDPLFQADEYAPVIEGPVADELEGRDATDFLENAETLENMHVDGDRLHTAIRYGVSQALLSAAAEAQHTTRTDVLADALGTEPATEPVPVFGQSGDDRYNNTEKMFVKGVPVLPHALINSVEKIGENGETLLEYVEWLTGRSQELGPDGYEPRFHIDVYGMIGEVFGAPYDRDEVVDYFADLEDAAAPYPIQIEGPMDVGNREDQIAAMVELREGLADAGVGVDIVADEWCNTFEDVRAFVDAEAADLVQVKTPDLGGIHRSGQAVRYCEGTETRAYLGGTCNETETSARACAHVALATNAAQVLAKPGMGFDEGYMIVENEMRRTIARRNRQQRRPGSETDEVTADD
- a CDS encoding methylaspartate mutase subunit E, translating into MIRDERIPADELRRIDEEIRSNWSTGEAVDFEDAIAYHESLPDGKRFADVLESADKPLLQPRAGVPRLDDQIELLEYLHREGQADLLPTTIDSYTRDNEYGKAQEGLEKARETGEDTLNGFPAVNHGVDGCRELIDSIDAPIEVRHGTPDARLLAAITFAGGFQSFEGGPISYNIPYTKRHGLEETIEKWQFVDRLAGAYTERGVRINREPFGPLTGTLVPPSIAIAIMIVEGQLAATQGVRSITLGYGQVGNVVQDVAALNALKKLGNEYLPDEVVVTTVFHEWMGGFPPDEARANGVIGLGGMTAAIAQPDKVITKSPQEFQGVPTKEANSAGLRTTRQVIDMAIEQQIDIDGIAEEQDLIERETRCLMDTIFEHGDGDVVQGTIEAFDSGALDVPFAPSDSAKGAVLPARDDDGRVRIFEWADLEMDDDIKEIHKARLSRRADTEGRKQSFRMVADDVDAISDGKLIGRPQSTGDV
- the glmS gene encoding methylaspartate mutase subunit S, which gives rise to MVLHTMSQTVVLGVIGSDAHVVGITILEQAFSAAGFDVINLGVQTSQEEFAEAAVAHDAEAVLVSSLYGHAEQDCQGFHEVLEDAGVDAVTYIGGNLAVGQDEFERTRRTFRKLGFDRVFDSETDPEDAIAALREDLQIRPTESERATISS